A window of Chitinophaga sp. MM2321 contains these coding sequences:
- a CDS encoding TonB-dependent receptor, producing MHVRIINAGRRLFFVALLLSLGGSIAAQQKSTVIQELHVKAGLLSDAIKLLQTQSGIDIVYDVAVLKNHRVENHDFKNQSVDEVLRELLKGSGFRFTTTEGVIIISKEKMRSTLTGTVTDQETGLPIPGASVQVKGSSQGSVTNAQGAFSLQADNTGDTLLFSYIGYKSVRLPLNGQKTVTIRLKSDASMLNSVVVVGYGQTTKGDLTGAVSHVSAENFNNGVFSSPEQLLQGKVPGLNITRSGDPNASPAVILRGPSTFREGEAQQPFYVIDGVPGANIQLVSPADIVSMDVLKDAASTAIYGARAANGVIMITTRRAKPGQSWVSYNAYAALEQVSNRIDMLTGDELRQYLKDNGKSLDPKYEDHVNTDWQNEVTRKGLSHNHNISFGGGNEKTVFDGSVTYLQNNGIIKGSSLERLNVRANLEQRAFNDLLKLNLSVSNSIGTQERIPDLVFQNMLNYLPTVNILNPDGTYKEDFSRTRDYLNPVSLIDNNSDRSKDKIMLGNARAELKLLPGLKYTVSLSLQDEQVNRDIYNKRASGISQNTKGQATRSAFTNTRKVLESYFNYDKIFGKHDLRLLAGYSWQEERRNDGFQTSNQGFVSDATQGDNLGLGSPVEGFNPNYGTQRITTLRFISFYGRVNYQYAEKYIFQVSARQDGSSAFGANNRWGIFPAVSAAWKVNKENFLAGVKWIDDLKLRAGYGVTGNSLGFDPLIAILRNDLKGKFYYNGKFLNAIGPTQNENPNLRWERTGMANIGLDLTVLEGRLGFTADYYDKRTTDLIYSYDVPTTQYFVNTMLANVGTMSNKGIELQVNAVPLKTGAFTWTTSANVAHNNNRVESLSNDIFSRTYVETADLGGKGQSGNKSQRLLEGAALGSFYLWKYVGKDKDGVSEFLSANGGNTTIPSFTDLVFSGNAQPTLTYGWSNSFNYGNFDLNFFLRGVSGNKILNATLANLNSPADAASQNIPRFSLVDKAEDKNAHYISDRFLESGAYLRLDNATLGYNIPVHNNYVRRLRVYVSGNNLFVITKYKGIDPEVNMGGLTPGIDNNNFYPKTRSFLVGLNASF from the coding sequence ATGCATGTACGTATTATTAACGCAGGTAGAAGACTCTTCTTTGTTGCACTCTTGCTGTCCCTTGGCGGAAGCATAGCGGCACAACAGAAGTCCACGGTAATACAGGAGCTGCACGTAAAAGCAGGCTTACTGTCTGATGCCATCAAGTTGCTGCAAACGCAGAGCGGTATTGATATCGTCTACGATGTGGCTGTACTGAAAAATCATCGTGTGGAGAACCACGATTTCAAAAACCAGTCTGTGGATGAAGTACTGAGGGAGCTGCTGAAAGGAAGCGGGTTCCGGTTTACAACCACAGAAGGGGTGATCATCATCAGTAAAGAAAAAATGAGAAGTACCCTGACGGGTACGGTGACGGATCAGGAAACAGGGCTGCCCATACCAGGGGCAAGTGTACAGGTAAAAGGATCATCGCAGGGAAGTGTAACCAATGCGCAGGGCGCTTTCTCTTTGCAGGCGGATAATACAGGCGATACCCTCTTATTCAGTTACATAGGGTACAAGTCTGTACGGCTGCCATTGAATGGACAAAAGACGGTTACCATCCGCTTGAAATCCGATGCCAGTATGCTCAACAGCGTGGTGGTAGTGGGTTATGGTCAAACTACAAAAGGAGACCTCACGGGTGCGGTATCGCATGTATCGGCAGAGAATTTTAATAACGGTGTATTCAGTTCTCCGGAGCAGTTACTCCAGGGAAAAGTGCCGGGATTAAATATCACCCGTAGTGGCGATCCCAATGCCTCACCGGCAGTGATTCTCAGAGGGCCTTCCACTTTCCGGGAAGGAGAAGCACAGCAACCTTTCTATGTCATTGACGGGGTGCCGGGTGCCAATATTCAGCTGGTATCTCCTGCCGACATTGTATCTATGGATGTATTGAAAGATGCGGCTTCCACAGCCATTTATGGCGCGCGTGCTGCCAACGGCGTGATTATGATCACGACCCGCCGCGCCAAACCTGGTCAGAGTTGGGTGTCATACAATGCTTACGCCGCATTGGAACAGGTATCTAACCGCATTGATATGCTCACTGGTGATGAACTGCGCCAGTATCTGAAGGATAACGGCAAAAGCCTCGACCCGAAGTATGAAGATCATGTGAATACAGACTGGCAGAATGAAGTAACCCGCAAAGGTCTTTCCCATAATCATAACATTTCTTTTGGCGGCGGTAATGAAAAAACGGTGTTTGACGGAAGTGTTACCTATCTTCAGAATAATGGTATTATAAAAGGTTCCTCACTGGAACGGCTAAACGTACGTGCTAACCTGGAACAACGTGCATTCAATGATCTGTTGAAACTGAACTTATCTGTCAGCAACAGCATCGGTACACAGGAACGTATTCCCGACCTGGTATTCCAGAATATGCTGAACTATTTACCTACGGTCAATATTCTTAATCCGGATGGTACCTATAAAGAAGATTTTTCCCGTACAAGAGATTACCTGAACCCGGTTTCCCTGATCGATAATAATTCCGACCGGAGTAAGGATAAAATTATGCTGGGGAATGCACGGGCAGAGCTGAAACTGTTGCCGGGATTGAAATACACGGTAAGTCTCTCTTTACAGGATGAACAGGTTAACCGCGATATTTATAATAAACGTGCTTCGGGCATATCGCAGAACACCAAAGGACAAGCTACACGCAGCGCCTTTACCAACACACGTAAAGTACTGGAGAGTTATTTTAACTATGATAAGATATTTGGTAAACATGACCTGCGTTTGTTAGCCGGGTATTCCTGGCAGGAAGAGCGCAGGAATGATGGTTTCCAGACTTCCAACCAGGGCTTTGTTTCCGACGCCACACAAGGCGACAACCTGGGACTGGGAAGCCCTGTAGAAGGATTTAATCCTAATTATGGTACGCAACGGATCACGACCTTACGCTTCATCTCTTTTTATGGTCGTGTGAATTATCAGTATGCAGAAAAGTACATTTTCCAGGTATCTGCCAGGCAGGATGGTTCTTCTGCATTCGGTGCTAATAACCGCTGGGGTATCTTCCCCGCTGTTTCTGCGGCCTGGAAGGTCAACAAAGAAAACTTCCTGGCAGGTGTAAAGTGGATCGATGATCTGAAACTACGTGCAGGCTATGGCGTTACCGGTAACTCTCTCGGCTTTGATCCCCTGATTGCCATTCTTCGGAATGACCTGAAAGGCAAATTTTATTACAATGGTAAATTCCTGAATGCCATCGGGCCTACGCAGAATGAAAATCCTAACCTGCGCTGGGAACGTACCGGCATGGCCAATATCGGTCTTGATCTGACCGTACTGGAAGGCCGCCTGGGCTTTACTGCAGACTATTATGATAAGCGTACCACTGACCTGATCTATAGTTATGATGTACCTACTACCCAATATTTTGTGAATACCATGCTGGCCAATGTGGGAACGATGAGCAACAAGGGAATTGAATTGCAGGTGAATGCCGTACCATTAAAGACGGGCGCTTTTACCTGGACCACCTCCGCCAACGTAGCCCATAACAATAACCGGGTGGAATCACTTTCCAACGATATCTTTTCCCGCACCTATGTGGAAACAGCTGACTTGGGTGGAAAAGGACAATCCGGCAACAAATCACAGCGGTTGCTGGAAGGTGCTGCACTGGGCTCTTTTTATCTCTGGAAATATGTAGGCAAAGATAAAGACGGGGTGTCTGAATTCCTTTCTGCCAATGGAGGCAATACAACCATACCCAGTTTCACAGACCTGGTGTTTAGCGGTAATGCACAGCCTACATTGACCTATGGATGGAGCAACAGTTTTAACTATGGTAATTTCGATCTTAACTTTTTCCTGCGCGGCGTATCCGGTAATAAAATACTGAATGCTACACTGGCGAACCTGAACAGCCCTGCGGATGCGGCCAGTCAGAATATACCACGGTTTTCACTGGTAGATAAAGCTGAGGATAAAAACGCCCATTATATTTCTGACCGCTTCCTGGAAAGCGGCGCTTACCTGCGACTGGACAATGCTACGCTGGGGTATAACATACCGGTGCATAATAACTATGTACGCCGTTTACGTGTATACGTTTCCGGTAACAACCTGTTCGTGATTACGAAGTATAAGGGCATTGATCCGGAAGTAAATATGGGCGGGCTTACACCAGGTATCGACAACAATAATTTCTATCCGAAAACCCGTTCATTCCTGGTGGGTTTAAATGCTTCTTTCTAA
- a CDS encoding RagB/SusD family nutrient uptake outer membrane protein → MKNIIITGTAICLLLLSGCTKLDVKVESEYVKENFPNTADGFIAALGPIYTQLSGSYAIDYWRMQELSTDEAIIPARDNNYNDGGQYRFLHKHTWTKDHPTVRSVWEWGFGGINTSNRILALFENGPDTDFKAPAIAEARAMRALYYFFMMDLYGKVPIITKFGGTEIPEQSDRAAVFAFIEQELKEVVPLLSKETGQLTYSKPTKWFAFALLTKMYLNAQVYTGKPMYNEAVAMADSILAGGKYSLDDNYAAIFAPENGPQIKETIFAIPYDANVIKGNQFSRFGLHTGLQEKYALPFRPSIAMSTIASFYQRFNLTGDVRNDTWLAGPQTNFDGTPILIGTTNKGLDNSYSGPDPDKAIKWQLTFSPEMPMISDTAMDVGNDELGKARGVRSIKYYPDKNTHPQDRNSNNDVPVFRLADVLLMKAEAISRGAAATAVNGELQTPDVLVNKIRQRAHAPLVSGITVNELLEERAREMAWEAWRRNDLIRYGKFESGWEFKTDGDINKRIYPIPATEITLNPKLIQNPGY, encoded by the coding sequence ATGAAAAACATCATTATAACAGGTACGGCTATATGTTTACTGTTGCTTTCCGGCTGTACCAAGCTGGATGTGAAAGTAGAGTCGGAGTATGTGAAGGAGAATTTTCCTAATACAGCAGATGGGTTTATCGCAGCACTGGGCCCCATCTATACGCAACTGAGCGGTAGCTATGCTATAGACTACTGGCGTATGCAGGAGTTGTCTACAGATGAAGCGATTATACCTGCGCGGGATAATAACTACAACGATGGCGGGCAGTATCGTTTTCTGCATAAACATACCTGGACCAAAGATCATCCCACTGTAAGAAGTGTATGGGAATGGGGCTTCGGCGGTATCAATACCAGTAACCGGATTCTTGCCCTGTTTGAAAACGGACCGGATACGGATTTCAAAGCGCCGGCAATAGCAGAGGCGCGTGCAATGCGGGCATTGTACTATTTCTTTATGATGGACCTGTATGGTAAAGTGCCTATTATTACAAAATTTGGCGGCACTGAAATACCTGAGCAGTCAGATCGTGCAGCTGTTTTCGCTTTTATAGAACAGGAGCTGAAAGAAGTAGTGCCTTTACTGAGCAAGGAAACCGGACAGCTCACTTATTCCAAACCCACCAAATGGTTTGCATTTGCCTTGCTGACAAAAATGTATCTCAATGCGCAGGTGTATACCGGCAAGCCGATGTATAACGAAGCCGTAGCTATGGCAGACAGTATCCTGGCGGGTGGGAAGTATTCACTGGATGATAACTATGCCGCTATTTTTGCACCTGAAAACGGGCCGCAGATCAAGGAAACCATTTTTGCGATTCCCTATGATGCCAATGTGATCAAAGGAAATCAGTTTTCACGCTTTGGGCTGCATACCGGGTTACAGGAAAAGTATGCACTTCCTTTCCGCCCCAGCATTGCCATGAGTACGATTGCTTCTTTTTACCAGCGATTTAATCTCACCGGTGATGTACGCAATGATACGTGGCTGGCCGGACCCCAGACTAATTTTGATGGAACACCCATTCTGATCGGTACTACCAATAAAGGATTAGATAACAGCTACAGTGGCCCCGATCCGGATAAAGCCATCAAATGGCAGCTCACCTTTTCTCCGGAGATGCCTATGATCAGCGATACCGCGATGGATGTAGGTAACGATGAACTGGGTAAAGCCAGGGGCGTGCGTTCCATTAAATATTATCCTGACAAAAATACGCATCCGCAGGATCGTAATTCCAACAATGATGTGCCGGTATTCCGTTTGGCAGATGTATTGCTGATGAAGGCGGAAGCCATTAGCAGAGGCGCTGCTGCCACTGCGGTAAATGGTGAATTGCAGACACCGGATGTATTGGTAAACAAGATCAGGCAACGTGCGCATGCACCACTGGTAAGTGGCATAACGGTCAATGAACTGCTGGAGGAACGTGCCCGTGAAATGGCCTGGGAAGCCTGGCGCAGGAATGACCTGATCCGCTACGGCAAGTTTGAAAGTGGCTGGGAATTTAAAACAGACGGGGATATCAATAAGCGTATTTACCCGATACCAGCTACGGAGATCACCCTTAATCCGAAACTGATCCAGAATCCGGGGTATTAA
- a CDS encoding DnaJ C-terminal domain-containing protein, whose protein sequence is MEVKDYYKVLGVDKTATAEQIKKAYRKLAVKHHPDKNQGDKAAEEKFKEINEAYEVLSDKEKRGKYDQFGENYKYYEQHGGRPEDYDWSQYGGRQQGQGRSYQGNMEDLFGNGGGEGNFSDFFEQLFGSHFSGGGRRQQQGPARGRDVQATMEVSLEDAYSGATRQVEVNGSRLNIKLKPGLHEGQVIRLKGKGSPGRKEGEHGDLLITIQLAPHPQFELKGQDIYTDLPVPLYTAVLGGKLTVPTPGAALNMNIPAGTDSGKVFRLKGKGLPAYDHKGAAGDLYIKAVVHIPTQLTEKEKELFQQLSQLNEKGHA, encoded by the coding sequence ATGGAAGTTAAAGACTACTACAAAGTATTGGGTGTGGATAAGACAGCAACAGCGGAACAGATCAAGAAAGCATACCGTAAGCTGGCCGTAAAACACCATCCTGACAAGAACCAGGGTGATAAGGCGGCGGAAGAAAAATTTAAAGAAATCAATGAAGCGTATGAAGTGCTGAGTGATAAAGAGAAGCGGGGAAAGTATGATCAGTTCGGTGAAAACTACAAATATTACGAGCAGCATGGTGGCCGTCCGGAAGATTATGACTGGTCGCAATATGGCGGCCGGCAGCAGGGACAGGGCCGTTCCTACCAGGGTAATATGGAAGACCTGTTTGGTAATGGCGGCGGGGAAGGGAATTTCTCTGATTTCTTTGAACAGTTGTTTGGAAGCCATTTCTCCGGTGGTGGCCGCCGGCAGCAACAGGGTCCTGCCCGGGGCCGGGATGTGCAGGCTACTATGGAAGTATCGCTGGAAGATGCCTACAGTGGCGCTACCCGGCAGGTGGAAGTAAATGGCAGCCGGCTCAATATCAAATTAAAACCCGGCCTGCATGAAGGACAGGTGATCCGCCTGAAAGGCAAAGGTTCCCCCGGCCGGAAAGAAGGCGAACACGGCGACCTGCTCATTACCATACAGTTGGCCCCCCATCCGCAATTTGAACTAAAAGGACAGGATATTTATACGGATCTGCCCGTACCATTGTATACCGCCGTACTGGGAGGTAAGCTAACGGTACCTACACCCGGCGCTGCATTAAATATGAACATCCCGGCAGGAACAGACAGCGGGAAAGTGTTCCGGTTAAAAGGAAAAGGATTGCCTGCCTATGATCACAAAGGCGCTGCCGGAGATCTTTATATCAAAGCTGTTGTACACATACCCACACAGCTCACTGAAAAGGAAAAGGAATTGTTTCAGCAACTATCACAATTAAATGAGAAGGGTCATGCTTAA
- a CDS encoding DHA2 family efflux MFS transporter permease subunit: MRDINRTGILIVIIMGTTMAGIDSSIVNISLPVMSKQFNCTLSEIEWVITVYMLSFSVLMPLTNWLKNRIGFFNLYIGAISLFTIGSLLCALSTSLDWLLTGRVVQALGGGAMAPTSMAIISYVFPARVRGTVLGWWGLGNLVGPAMGPTLGGILTQQFGWPSIFYINLPIGILTVILAFKYLGVLRSQPKLKLPFDISGFVALTMFLVCLQYGIARAEVLGITSPEIIVTLAVAVISLFVFIWIDRRKKEPIMDLHLFTNYSFVSCILVTISRSAALFGGLFLLPFLLQEQMGFSEGASGLLILPNSVFMAALMPFAGKWSDKHGSREISLTGIALLAVSMYLFSLLDRGSSIWFVIITMIVRGVGMGLLVAPLNAATLSAVRPSEVTMASSISTLMQQVGGAIGIAVLAIVTQNSYNNYVLAGATSLQSHHLALREGFIISLIILLVTLVPAWFLPRRNVVLKDSDVHIDT; the protein is encoded by the coding sequence ATGAGAGATATTAACAGAACAGGAATACTGATCGTTATTATCATGGGTACTACAATGGCTGGTATAGATTCCAGCATTGTTAATATATCCCTTCCCGTTATGAGCAAGCAGTTTAACTGTACGCTGAGTGAAATTGAATGGGTGATTACGGTATATATGCTGAGCTTTTCTGTACTGATGCCCCTTACCAACTGGCTCAAGAACAGGATCGGTTTTTTTAATCTTTATATCGGTGCTATTTCCCTGTTTACAATCGGGTCGTTATTATGTGCGCTCTCTACCAGCCTGGACTGGCTGCTTACAGGGCGGGTGGTGCAGGCATTGGGCGGCGGTGCGATGGCGCCTACTTCCATGGCCATCATATCGTATGTATTTCCAGCCAGGGTAAGAGGCACTGTATTGGGCTGGTGGGGATTGGGTAACCTGGTAGGGCCGGCCATGGGGCCAACATTGGGTGGAATTCTTACCCAGCAATTTGGCTGGCCATCTATCTTCTACATAAATCTCCCTATCGGTATACTGACTGTTATCCTGGCGTTCAAATACCTGGGTGTATTACGCAGTCAGCCTAAACTGAAATTACCTTTTGATATCTCAGGATTTGTGGCGCTGACCATGTTCCTGGTATGTTTGCAATACGGGATAGCGCGGGCGGAAGTGCTGGGCATTACATCTCCGGAAATTATTGTTACACTGGCTGTTGCTGTAATATCCCTTTTTGTTTTTATCTGGATAGATCGCAGGAAGAAGGAGCCTATTATGGACCTGCATCTTTTTACGAACTACTCTTTTGTAAGCTGTATCCTTGTTACGATTTCCCGTTCGGCGGCTTTGTTTGGTGGATTGTTCCTGCTGCCGTTCCTGCTCCAGGAACAGATGGGTTTTTCGGAAGGAGCTTCCGGGTTGCTCATCTTGCCAAACTCCGTTTTTATGGCGGCTTTAATGCCTTTTGCCGGTAAATGGTCTGATAAGCACGGGTCACGGGAAATCTCGCTGACAGGTATTGCCTTACTCGCCGTTTCCATGTATTTATTTTCATTGCTGGACAGGGGGAGCAGTATCTGGTTTGTGATCATCACGATGATTGTGAGAGGAGTAGGAATGGGACTTTTAGTGGCGCCACTGAACGCGGCTACACTCAGTGCTGTACGGCCCAGTGAAGTGACGATGGCCTCTTCTATCAGTACGCTGATGCAACAGGTAGGAGGCGCCATCGGCATAGCTGTGCTGGCCATCGTAACACAAAACTCTTACAACAATTATGTGCTTGCCGGTGCTACATCGCTGCAATCACATCACCTGGCGTTGCGCGAAGGATTTATTATCTCCCTGATTATACTCCTGGTTACCCTTGTTCCCGCCTGGTTTTTACCACGCAGAAATGTGGTGTTGAAAGATAGTGATGTACATATTGATACCTGA
- a CDS encoding ATP-binding protein, which produces MAINNKKHILMIDDDEDDFFLVNALLQDISPDQYALQWASSYKEGLMAIETRVHDLYLVDYRLGGNTGIDVLHHFRNLGYKAPVILFTGKGDYHIDKEAMLAGAADYLVKSEINAALLERAIRYTLDKYAHLQAIEKSEKRYFSIFEKSNDLILLADCEHKIVAANPAALQILKYEEAVLYNHRLQNLFAQDGQINAFLEQLCSEQGVVQQEYIFHTREGHLLDVIVNATLLDEKKQLYLCIIQDITERKRKAQEKQQQEKFAITGRIARLVAHEVRNPLTNILLAVSQLKSEPVMQTEDSQLYLDIMERNCHRINQLVTELLESTRMSELNMLPQGLNELAAKALQLAADRLQLNNIKVVQQLSEPDRQIMADEDKVLIALLNIIINGVEAMKAGDGTLSIHTYHEQDRVYIRITDTGSGIREENIAKLFEPFFTNKTKGTGLGLTATQNIILQHKGNISVESTPGEGTSFLISFPVV; this is translated from the coding sequence ATGGCGATAAATAATAAGAAGCATATATTAATGATTGATGATGACGAGGATGATTTTTTCCTCGTAAACGCGCTGCTACAGGATATTTCACCAGACCAGTATGCTTTGCAGTGGGCGTCTTCCTATAAGGAAGGGTTGATGGCTATTGAAACCCGGGTACATGACCTGTACCTGGTAGACTACCGGCTGGGGGGCAATACAGGGATTGATGTGTTGCACCATTTCCGCAACCTGGGCTATAAAGCCCCCGTTATCCTGTTTACCGGCAAAGGAGATTACCATATCGATAAAGAAGCGATGCTGGCAGGTGCAGCTGATTATCTTGTGAAAAGTGAAATTAATGCTGCGCTGCTGGAACGTGCTATCAGGTATACCCTTGATAAATACGCCCATTTGCAAGCCATTGAAAAAAGTGAAAAACGGTACTTCAGTATTTTTGAAAAATCCAATGATCTCATCTTACTGGCAGATTGTGAACATAAAATAGTGGCGGCTAATCCTGCTGCACTACAGATATTAAAATATGAAGAAGCCGTGCTGTATAATCACCGGCTGCAAAACCTGTTTGCCCAGGATGGGCAGATAAACGCTTTCCTGGAACAGCTTTGCAGCGAACAGGGTGTAGTGCAGCAGGAATATATCTTCCACACCCGGGAGGGGCATTTACTGGATGTAATTGTGAATGCCACCCTGCTCGATGAAAAAAAACAACTCTACCTGTGCATCATCCAGGATATTACAGAACGTAAGCGCAAGGCGCAGGAAAAACAACAGCAGGAAAAGTTTGCTATCACGGGCCGTATTGCCCGGTTGGTGGCGCATGAAGTGCGTAACCCGCTGACAAATATCCTGCTGGCGGTATCACAGCTGAAATCTGAGCCGGTTATGCAAACGGAAGACTCCCAGCTTTATCTTGATATTATGGAACGGAACTGTCACCGTATTAATCAATTGGTGACGGAGCTGCTGGAATCAACCCGGATGTCTGAGCTAAACATGCTGCCACAGGGCCTGAATGAGCTTGCTGCCAAAGCATTGCAGTTGGCAGCCGACCGGCTGCAACTCAATAATATTAAAGTGGTGCAGCAGTTAAGTGAGCCTGACCGGCAGATCATGGCAGATGAAGATAAAGTACTGATTGCCCTGCTGAATATTATCATCAACGGTGTTGAAGCCATGAAAGCAGGAGACGGTACACTAAGCATTCATACCTATCATGAACAGGACCGGGTGTATATACGTATAACCGATACCGGTAGTGGTATCCGCGAAGAAAATATCGCCAAGTTATTTGAACCTTTCTTTACCAATAAAACCAAAGGAACGGGGTTAGGACTCACAGCCACCCAGAATATTATTCTCCAGCATAAAGGGAATATTTCCGTGGAAAGCACGCCTGGCGAAGGAACCAGCTTTCTGATAAGTTTTCCGGTTGTGTAA